GCATGCGGCGGTTGATGCCGCGTACCACGCGAAGTACGACCGTTACGGCCCGAAGGTCGTCGGCACCGTCGTCGGGCCGAAGGTGGTCGCGACGACGCTCCGGCTGGAGCCGGTCACCGGCTGACGCGGCGGCGCGAGACGTCGCTGGGCACTCGTGCAAAGACGTGCCGCCGCCCATGGCAGGATTCGAGTATGCCCAACACGCTGCGCGTCACCCCTCGGGTCTGGATCGGCTTCGCGATCTGGGTCGGCTACATCGTCGTCGTCTTCGCGATGCAGAAGCTGACCGGTGTTCCCTACACCGAACTCGGCGACAGCGGCGAGAACCTGTTCTTCGGCGTCGGGTTGTCGCTCATCGTCGGCAGCGTGCTGCTCGCGATCACGACGTCGCTGCTCGGGTGGTGGCGCCCTGCCCTCTTCGATGCCGCGCGCAGTCGTCACCGGTGGCCGATCATCGCGCCGATCGCGATGGCGGTGCTGGTGCTGGTGAACCTCGCGGCGACCGATTGGGCGGCGTACGACGTGGCCTTCTTCGGGGCATCGATCGTGCTGCTGCTCGTCGGGTTCACCGAGGAGCTCACGACTCGCGGCCTGCTGCTCGTGGGCCTGCGCAGCCGCCTGTCGGAGCCGTGGGTCTGGTTCCTCAGCACGCTCGCCTTCGCGCTCATGCACTACATCAACGTCTTCGCCGGTCAGGGCTTCCTGCCGACGACCCAGCAGGTCGGGTTCGCCTTCCTCGGCGGCACGATCTTCTACATCCTGCGACGCACGACCGGGTCGCTCGTCTGGGCGATGGTGCTGCACGGCTTCTGGGACTTCTCGACGTTCTCGTCGGGCTACGGCGAGACCTCCCCGCTGGTCGGGCTCACCGCCATCCTCTACCTCGTCGTCGGCCTGTTCGCCCTCGTGGCGGTGTGGTGGACCTTCCGCAGCACCGCGCAGTCGGATGTCCCGGACGCGGCGGCCGCGAGACTGACGGCGTGACGGCGGCGCCTGCCGACTAGCCCTCGTCGCGAGGGTCGGTCGACGGCGGCAGGTGCTTGCCGCGATGGATCTCGGCCAGGCGCGCGTGCCCGGGGGAGGCCGGGTCGTCGACGATCGGCCGGTCGGCCATGAACAGTCGGATCAGGTGGGCGAGCTCGCCCGAGTGGCTGAAGTTGATGGCATGCGCCGCGCCCTCGATGCGCACGAGCAGCACGTGGCTGTCGGTCGCGGCCGCGACCTCCTGCACGCGGGCCGGGGTGGGCATCAACGGGTCCCGGTCGCCGATCACGACGAGCGTCGGGATGTGCAGTTCGAGCAGTCGCTCGAGCGTCGGGTACTGCGTCAGCGACCGGAACATCTTGAACGTGCTCGGCACGCCGAAGCGCAGGTAGTCGGGCACCGCGACCTTCATCATGCGTGGCGGCTCCCGTCGGCCGTCGCGCGTGAGCTGTCCGACCGCGCGGCGGAGCGGCTGGTTGTACAACCCGCCCGCCGGTGAGACGAGCACCGCGCGTTCGATGCGTTCGGGGTAGTGGTGCGCGAACTCGAGGATGACGGGGCATCCCATCGAGTTGCCGACGAGCGTGACCTTCTCGATGCCGCGGTCGTCGAGGAACCTGGCGGCGGCGTGCGCGAGGTCGGGCACGTCGAGCGCGTCGGCGGCCTTGCCGCTGCGGCCGAAGCCGGGCAGGTCGGGCACGAAGGTGTGGAACTGATCGGCGAGGCGCTCGGCGGTTGGCAGGAGGTACCGGCCGGAGAGGCCGAACCCGTGCAGGTGCATCATCGCCGGGGCATCCGGCGGCATGGGGGACTCGCGGTAGAACAGCTCGATGCCGTCGACCGTGGTCCAGCGCTCGGCCAGACTCGACTCCGGCCGCCGGGGCGGCCGCCGCGCCGCGGTTCTCGTGCCCATGCGTCGATCATCCTCGCCGCCGGTTTTCCCGTCAACGAGCGACGCGCCGTGCTCGTGAGGCGAGTCGGCCGGCCTCGATGCGGGCGGAAACCCGCGGCTCGGCGTCAGCAGGAATGTTTACGCAACCTTTACGGGAATGTTTGCGTTGACATTACCGTGATCCCGCCCATAACCTGACCGGAGTCAAGAGTCGGGAGCCGCGCCTCGCAACACGGCAGGGGCGCCGCGAACGGCAGAACAGAGAGGTTCGCAGAATGCATCGTCGTACCCTACGGGTCGCGGTCGGACTCACGACCGCAGTCCTCGCGATATCGGTCGCGAGTCCCGTGTACGCAGCAGCAGCGCAAGAGGATCCGATCGAGGTGCTCACGGGCGCCGAGCTCGCGGAGTCGTGGACGGCGCCGCTCAGCACCGTCGGCCGATACATCGTCGACGCCGACGGCGATCGCTTCAAGCTCGAGTCCGCCAACTGGGACGGCGCGCAGGGCCACTGGAGCGGCAGCGGCGACAAGAACGATCCCGCCAACCACAACAGCGGCATCAGCTACGACGTCCCCATGGGGCTCGACCGGGTGCCGATGGCGACCCTCATGAGCGACTTCCACGGCGTCGGCATCAACAGCATCCGGCTGTCGTTCTCGAACGAGATGCTCGGCATGACCGCGCCGGTGCCAGACGTGGCCGTGGCGGCGAACCCCCAGCTGAAGGGCAAGACGCCGTTGCAGGTGTTCGACGCGGTCGTCGCGGCGCTCACCGCCGACGGCTTCGCCGTCATCCTGAACAACCACACGACCACCTCGCACTGGTGCTGCGGCACCAACGACGGCAACGAGCGCTGGAACAGCAGCCAGACCACCGAGAAGTGGATCAGCGACTGGGTCATGCTGACGACCCGCTACAAGGACAACGCGCGCGTGGTCGGCATGGACCTCCGCAACGAGGTGCGGCGCGACATCCTGAACGACGCGAACTGGGGCTGGGGCAACGACTACGACCTGTACCAGGCGTACCAGCGCGCAGGGGTTGCCATCCAGAAGGCGAACCCCGAGGTGCTCGTCATCATGGAGGGCATCAATTGGCAGGGCATCCCGACTGATCTGACCCCCCACGAGCGGCCGCACCTGAAGCCGGTCGCGAACCTCTCCAACGCGCTGCCGTACCCCGACAAGCTCGTCTACGCCGCGCACATCTACGGCTTCACCGGCCCGAACCACACCGGCGCGACGGGACTCGGCGAGACCACGGACCCGCGCTATCGCGACATGACCGCGGCCGAACTGAAGGCCTCCGTCACCGAAGGGGCGGCCTTCGTCAACACGGCCAACCAGCACTACACCGCACCCGTGTGGTTCAGCGAGTTCGGCACCACCGGCGCCGGTCAGACGAACGACAAGGAGAAGGCGTGGTGGGCGAACTTCACCGACATCCTGATCGAGAACGACAGCGACTTCGCGGCATGGCCGCTCGTGGCCCACGCCAGGGATGACGGCAGCTTCGTCGACACCTTCTCCCTCCTCGCCTACAAGGCCGACGGCACCAAGCTGAGCATCGCCGACGACTGGCGCTACCCGCAGTGGAAGAAGCTCGTGAACGCGAACGGCAAGACCGGCCCCGTGGCATCCGTGCCGCGCTGGAACATGCTCGGCAGCGGCAGCTTCGTCGACAGCCAGTCGTCGCTGCGCATGCTCCAGGCGGGCGACTGGTCGCCGGGCCAGTGGAAGGGCACCTGCCCCGACAGCCAGCGCCTCCAGGGCATTGCGCGGAGCACCAACCGGGCGCTCTGCACGGACGTCGGCGGCATCAGCACCTCGAACCCGCGCGTGCAGAGCGGGCAGGGCAACATCACGAACGACTGGGCCTCGGGCTACGACAAGCTGCAGTGCAACCCCGGCGAGGTCGCCGTCGGCTACAGCCTGGGTACCGGCGGCGGCACCAAGGCGGCCATGTGGAACCTCGTCTGCGCGACGAGCACCACGGCGCTGCCGGCGAGCCAGGGGCGTCTGATCTGGTTCGACAAGGGCGACAACCGCCCTGCCGGCGGCGGCTCGACCGCGAGCGACTGGGCCCCAGGCAACTACAAAGGCCAGTGCAAGGACAGCGAGTACATCGCCGGTGTGGCGTACACCTACCGCTGGAACCACGGCGGCGTGCCCGACGCGCTGCTCTGCAAGCCGCTGAGCTGATCGGCGGATGACAGAAGGGGCCGGGTCGCAGTTGCGACCCGGCCCCTTCTCGTTCCGCCGTCAGGCGAGCGGCGGGAGCCGCGCCTCGTGCAGCACTTCGCCGCCGAGGCCGCGCATGGTGAGCACGAGCTCATCGGCCGAGGCGACGCCGTCGATCCACGCGGCTGCCTCGTCGGAGGTCGTCTCGGCATCAGGGCCGCCGCTGATCAGCTGCGCGTACGGGAACTCCTCGGTCGCCGGCATCCAGGTCTGGTAGTGCGTGTGACCCGAGACGATGATCTGGGCGCCCCACTCGACGAGCGAGTCATGCCAGGCATCGCGGCTCCGTCGGCTGAACCAGTCGTAGCCGTCGGCGTCGTAGTCGACGACGGTCTCGTCGACCCACCGCAACGGGATGTGGCAGAACACGACGCGGTATGGGGCATCCGCGATCTCGGGCCGTGCCGTGACCTCGCGCAGCCACTCCGCCTGCTCGGCGCGAAGCGGCTCGAACGCGACCCGGCCCTCGAAGGTCGGGTGGTCGTCGGGCTTGTCCTCGCCGGTGTGCAGCACGATGCACGCGACCGGCCCGATGCGGAAGGCCGTGAACGGCCGCCCCTCGGGCGTCGCCACGAAGTCCTCGAGCTGGTATGCCCACGTGCCGCGCACGTCGTGGTTGCCCACGACGATCGCGAGCGGCCGGCCCGAGCTGACGTCGAGGCCGGCGGGGTTCAGCACCGTCGTGGGGAACTCCGCCGGGTCCGTCCAGTCGTTGCAGAGGTCGCCGTTCCAGACGAGCACGTCGACGTCGGGGGTGGCCTCGTGCAGTGCCTGCAGGGTGTCGTCGCGCTGGTGCGTGTCGTTCCACACGGCGAAGCGAGCGGTGTCGGATGCTGCGTCGAGCGTGCGCACCGTCTTCCACTCGCTTTCGTGGCGCTCGGCCGGCCCTTCGACCGCCTCGGTGATCGAGCGCATACGCAGCGACGTGCCGGCGGGCCAT
The DNA window shown above is from Agromyces cerinus and carries:
- a CDS encoding CPBP family intramembrane glutamic endopeptidase — encoded protein: MPNTLRVTPRVWIGFAIWVGYIVVVFAMQKLTGVPYTELGDSGENLFFGVGLSLIVGSVLLAITTSLLGWWRPALFDAARSRHRWPIIAPIAMAVLVLVNLAATDWAAYDVAFFGASIVLLLVGFTEELTTRGLLLVGLRSRLSEPWVWFLSTLAFALMHYINVFAGQGFLPTTQQVGFAFLGGTIFYILRRTTGSLVWAMVLHGFWDFSTFSSGYGETSPLVGLTAILYLVVGLFALVAVWWTFRSTAQSDVPDAAAARLTA
- a CDS encoding alpha/beta fold hydrolase — its product is MGTRTAARRPPRRPESSLAERWTTVDGIELFYRESPMPPDAPAMMHLHGFGLSGRYLLPTAERLADQFHTFVPDLPGFGRSGKAADALDVPDLAHAAARFLDDRGIEKVTLVGNSMGCPVILEFAHHYPERIERAVLVSPAGGLYNQPLRRAVGQLTRDGRREPPRMMKVAVPDYLRFGVPSTFKMFRSLTQYPTLERLLELHIPTLVVIGDRDPLMPTPARVQEVAAATDSHVLLVRIEGAAHAINFSHSGELAHLIRLFMADRPIVDDPASPGHARLAEIHRGKHLPPSTDPRDEG
- a CDS encoding glycoside hydrolase family 5 protein, translated to MYAAAAQEDPIEVLTGAELAESWTAPLSTVGRYIVDADGDRFKLESANWDGAQGHWSGSGDKNDPANHNSGISYDVPMGLDRVPMATLMSDFHGVGINSIRLSFSNEMLGMTAPVPDVAVAANPQLKGKTPLQVFDAVVAALTADGFAVILNNHTTTSHWCCGTNDGNERWNSSQTTEKWISDWVMLTTRYKDNARVVGMDLRNEVRRDILNDANWGWGNDYDLYQAYQRAGVAIQKANPEVLVIMEGINWQGIPTDLTPHERPHLKPVANLSNALPYPDKLVYAAHIYGFTGPNHTGATGLGETTDPRYRDMTAAELKASVTEGAAFVNTANQHYTAPVWFSEFGTTGAGQTNDKEKAWWANFTDILIENDSDFAAWPLVAHARDDGSFVDTFSLLAYKADGTKLSIADDWRYPQWKKLVNANGKTGPVASVPRWNMLGSGSFVDSQSSLRMLQAGDWSPGQWKGTCPDSQRLQGIARSTNRALCTDVGGISTSNPRVQSGQGNITNDWASGYDKLQCNPGEVAVGYSLGTGGGTKAAMWNLVCATSTTALPASQGRLIWFDKGDNRPAGGGSTASDWAPGNYKGQCKDSEYIAGVAYTYRWNHGGVPDALLCKPLS
- a CDS encoding metallophosphoesterase family protein is translated as MTSPPVVMAPRSDGFEVVWGVSRLSRGWLEWEADGSHGTVTGDAFGMVAQGDRVLRVRSSGWPAGTSLRMRSITEAVEGPAERHESEWKTVRTLDAASDTARFAVWNDTHQRDDTLQALHEATPDVDVLVWNGDLCNDWTDPAEFPTTVLNPAGLDVSSGRPLAIVVGNHDVRGTWAYQLEDFVATPEGRPFTAFRIGPVACIVLHTGEDKPDDHPTFEGRVAFEPLRAEQAEWLREVTARPEIADAPYRVVFCHIPLRWVDETVVDYDADGYDWFSRRSRDAWHDSLVEWGAQIIVSGHTHYQTWMPATEEFPYAQLISGGPDAETTSDEAAAWIDGVASADELVLTMRGLGGEVLHEARLPPLA